In Anaerolineales bacterium, a genomic segment contains:
- a CDS encoding ABC transporter permease: MIKYIARRLIQAIPTVFGVTIFTFLILALSPGGPTGALLLDPSLTPQQRQEAKKRLGLDDPLPVQYLRWLIGDDWHYYDTNDDGVGDRQGARLGVLRGDWGYSFTARRSVLPLFGERLGATLELGISSLLFGLLLGVPIGILAAVARGSLFDNATRVLSVIVNAVPVFWLGLILLLIFGASLKVLPMGGRCPSTQLIGCPDLPNRLQFLILPTIVLGAGGVAGYSRYLRASMLDVIGQDYIRTAKSKGLKQRAVWFAHGARNALIPLATFLGPAITGIWGGAFITEQIFSWPGIGFLTFQSITAQDFSMLMAVAVFSAITTILGFILSDILYAMIDPRIRFS; encoded by the coding sequence ATGATTAAGTACATTGCACGGCGACTTATTCAAGCAATCCCCACTGTTTTTGGGGTGACCATCTTTACCTTCCTTATTCTGGCACTCTCTCCCGGCGGACCAACCGGCGCTCTGCTGCTCGATCCAAGCCTTACGCCTCAACAGCGGCAAGAAGCGAAAAAGCGTTTGGGGTTGGATGACCCGCTGCCGGTGCAATATCTTCGTTGGCTCATCGGGGACGATTGGCATTACTACGACACAAACGATGACGGCGTGGGCGATAGGCAAGGGGCGCGGTTGGGCGTCTTACGCGGTGATTGGGGCTATTCCTTCACTGCCCGTCGTTCTGTTCTGCCCCTTTTTGGCGAACGGCTTGGGGCAACGCTTGAACTGGGCATTTCCTCCTTACTCTTTGGGCTGTTATTGGGTGTCCCTATCGGGATTTTGGCGGCGGTGGCGCGGGGATCCCTCTTTGATAATGCCACACGGGTTCTCTCCGTCATTGTCAATGCCGTCCCTGTCTTTTGGCTAGGGCTGATTTTACTGCTCATTTTTGGGGCATCGCTCAAGGTCTTGCCGATGGGGGGGCGCTGCCCCAGTACGCAGTTGATTGGCTGTCCCGATTTGCCCAACCGCTTGCAGTTCCTCATCCTGCCGACCATTGTCTTGGGGGCGGGCGGTGTGGCGGGCTACTCGCGCTACCTACGCGCCTCGATGCTGGATGTGATCGGGCAAGATTACATCCGCACGGCGAAATCAAAGGGTTTGAAGCAGCGTGCTGTGTGGTTTGCGCATGGCGCACGCAACGCGCTCATTCCGCTGGCAACCTTCCTCGGTCCAGCCATTACGGGGATTTGGGGCGGGGCGTTCATCACCGAGCAAATCTTCTCGTGGCCCGGCATTGGCTTTCTGACCTTTCAATCGATCACAGCGCAAGATTTCTCCATGCTCATGGCGGTGGCAGTCTTCTCAGCGATCACGACGATCTTGGGTTTTATTCTCTCGGACATCCTCTACGCGATGATCGATCCGCGTATTCGCTTTAGTTAA
- a CDS encoding DUF4281 domain-containing protein, whose amino-acid sequence MLNLLFVLATLIPIPFWLAMVVAPHREFTNRLLKSHLALIALGTIYLLLAVGSVLSSIGQVSLGNLFSLEGLPVVFSRTPFALTVWVHLLCMDLAGCYWVYHEAPKSDMPNSVLRLCLILTFLLAPFGILCFVIWRVLRSAQHAAALNTDTLTTTD is encoded by the coding sequence ATGCTCAATCTTTTGTTCGTCCTTGCCACGCTTATCCCAATCCCGTTTTGGCTGGCGATGGTTGTTGCCCCCCATCGGGAGTTCACCAACCGCCTTCTAAAAAGTCACCTGGCATTGATTGCCCTCGGCACAATCTACCTTCTGCTTGCCGTTGGGTCTGTCCTTTCCAGCATTGGGCAAGTGAGCCTCGGCAATTTGTTCTCATTGGAGGGATTGCCCGTCGTCTTCAGCCGGACGCCCTTTGCCCTAACGGTATGGGTTCATTTGCTGTGTATGGATTTGGCGGGCTGCTATTGGGTATACCACGAGGCGCCCAAGAGTGACATGCCCAACAGCGTTCTGCGCCTTTGCCTCATCCTGACGTTTCTTTTGGCGCCGTTCGGCATTCTCTGCTTCGTTATTTGGCGCGTCTTGCGCAGCGCCCAACACGCCGCAGCGTTGAATACCGACACGCTCACCACCACCGATTGA
- a CDS encoding class I SAM-dependent methyltransferase, whose protein sequence is MPPSDLAAARGEPSYVWRSGQERRLKMVAAHAPLKDALILDHGCGLGLYAYEFQRRYSPSVYGFDTEGVRVSDAAAAEGLQPGFCVAVAERLPYPDNAFDLVFSNEVIEHVTNDHQTAREMIRVTRPGGRVILFCPNRWYPFETHGHYWRGVYHFGNTPLINYLPNALRNRLAPHVRVYTAHGLRHLFRHLPARVVHHRRIFGGYDNIVRRAPALGKALRAILYTAEKTPFRVFGLSHVLVLEKTGEG, encoded by the coding sequence ATGCCACCTTCTGATCTGGCAGCAGCGCGGGGTGAGCCGAGTTACGTGTGGCGCAGCGGGCAAGAGCGGCGTTTGAAGATGGTTGCCGCACACGCCCCGCTGAAAGATGCCCTGATTTTAGATCACGGCTGCGGGCTGGGACTCTATGCCTATGAGTTTCAGCGCCGCTACAGCCCGTCCGTCTATGGTTTTGATACAGAGGGTGTGCGGGTGAGCGATGCCGCCGCCGCAGAGGGACTTCAGCCAGGGTTTTGTGTTGCTGTCGCAGAGCGTCTGCCTTACCCCGATAATGCCTTTGATCTGGTGTTCTCCAATGAGGTTATTGAACACGTTACGAATGATCACCAAACTGCCCGCGAGATGATCCGCGTGACGCGCCCCGGCGGGCGGGTTATCCTTTTTTGCCCCAACCGCTGGTATCCCTTTGAAACGCACGGGCATTACTGGAGGGGCGTTTACCATTTCGGCAACACACCATTGATCAATTATCTTCCCAATGCGCTGCGCAACAGGCTTGCTCCCCATGTGCGGGTATATACAGCACATGGCTTGCGCCACTTGTTTCGCCATTTACCTGCTCGTGTCGTCCATCACCGGCGCATTTTTGGCGGCTACGACAACATTGTGCGCCGTGCGCCCGCCCTCGGTAAGGCGCTGCGGGCAATCCTCTATACGGCGGAAAAGACACCCTTTCGGGTGTTCGGCTTATCTCATGTTCTGGTGCTGGAAAAAACGGGTGAAGGATAA
- a CDS encoding alcohol dehydrogenase catalytic domain-containing protein, whose protein sequence is MRALVYTAPGTVRLEERPHPEAPAEGELLVKIRVCGVCGSDVTDWYMTPRAPVVLGHEPAGEVVAVGNGVTAFAVGDRVALHHHMPCMVCERCRRGAYTNCLQFKNTRLYPAGMAEYVRVPREIVNGDVLKLPASLSYEAGSLIEPIACCVRALDRARVKGGDSVLVIGAGFNGIVFGLLARSWGADRVAITDRTPARLDRARRLGLGTFNVDNSDVDDQIKAWSGGDGAGVVLCTPSKIPVIDKALRYVAPGGTLMLYGPPAPAESWALDMNDAFFKEITITSSYSASPYDTRRALSLLSDGVIHPDDLITHRFPLAEAQTAWEMTRAAGDSLKIVVTM, encoded by the coding sequence ATGCGTGCATTGGTCTATACCGCCCCCGGCACAGTGCGGCTGGAGGAACGCCCCCACCCCGAAGCGCCCGCCGAGGGTGAACTTTTGGTGAAAATTCGCGTCTGCGGGGTGTGCGGTAGCGACGTGACGGATTGGTACATGACGCCCCGCGCTCCGGTGGTCTTGGGGCATGAACCCGCTGGCGAAGTCGTCGCCGTTGGGAATGGCGTGACGGCGTTTGCCGTTGGGGATCGCGTTGCCCTTCACCATCATATGCCCTGTATGGTTTGCGAACGCTGCCGTCGGGGGGCATATACAAACTGCCTACAGTTCAAGAATACGCGCTTGTATCCGGCAGGAATGGCGGAATATGTGCGCGTCCCCCGCGAGATTGTGAACGGCGATGTCTTGAAACTGCCCGCTTCGCTCTCTTACGAGGCGGGGTCGCTGATCGAACCGATTGCTTGCTGTGTGCGGGCGCTGGATCGGGCGCGGGTGAAGGGCGGCGATTCCGTCCTCGTCATTGGGGCGGGCTTTAATGGCATCGTCTTTGGGCTGCTTGCCCGTTCATGGGGGGCGGATCGGGTAGCGATCACGGATCGGACGCCCGCCCGTCTGGATCGCGCCCGACGGTTAGGGTTGGGAACGTTCAATGTTGATAATAGCGATGTAGACGATCAGATCAAAGCATGGAGCGGCGGCGATGGAGCAGGCGTCGTCCTTTGTACACCCTCGAAAATCCCTGTGATTGATAAGGCGCTGCGCTATGTTGCGCCTGGGGGGACGCTCATGCTTTACGGACCGCCTGCACCGGCGGAATCATGGGCGCTAGATATGAACGATGCCTTTTTCAAAGAGATCACCATCACAAGTTCCTATTCGGCAAGTCCCTACGATACACGGCGGGCGCTCTCTTTGCTGAGCGATGGCGTCATTCACCCCGATGATCTGATCACTCACCGCTTTCCACTGGCAGAGGCGCAGACCGCGTGGGAGATGACCCGTGCCGCCGGCGATTCGTTGAAAATTGTCGTGACGATGTAA
- a CDS encoding zinc-binding dehydrogenase, whose translation MPPMMRGVFFLGPGALELREVAIPEPGAGEVVVKVEAATTCGTDLKAYRRGHKLFKPPMPFGHEWAGYIQAVGEGVSAWREGDRVTGANSAPCNGCFYCRKGRQQQCLSLESRFNWGTYADYVRIPAHIVAQNMHAIPITLSFAEAAFAEPLACAVLCTTNAGIQLGDTVAILGVGAQGLMQIQLAKHLGAARVIAIGRAAGRIERAKQLGADLTLSSLEGDPVVGVKALTEGRGADVVIEAAGSAETWAQAVNMTRPGGTAILFSGLPNGTQVTFDAAHLHYGEITTKGIFHHTPRAVEQAVFMLRSGAVNVKPMIDGTIRLSEVAEGLERMQRSEAIKLAVMPGLG comes from the coding sequence ATGCCCCCGATGATGCGCGGTGTGTTTTTCCTTGGACCCGGAGCGCTTGAACTGCGTGAAGTTGCTATCCCCGAACCGGGGGCGGGGGAAGTGGTTGTCAAAGTGGAAGCAGCGACGACCTGCGGCACAGATCTAAAGGCCTATCGGCGCGGACACAAGCTGTTCAAGCCGCCCATGCCGTTTGGTCACGAATGGGCGGGCTACATTCAGGCTGTTGGTGAGGGGGTGAGCGCGTGGCGGGAGGGGGATCGGGTCACGGGGGCGAATTCTGCCCCCTGCAACGGCTGTTTTTACTGTCGCAAGGGACGCCAACAACAGTGCCTCAGCCTTGAGTCTCGTTTTAATTGGGGGACGTATGCCGATTATGTCCGTATTCCAGCACACATTGTCGCCCAGAATATGCACGCTATTCCAATAACGCTTAGTTTTGCCGAAGCTGCTTTTGCCGAACCGCTGGCGTGTGCCGTCCTCTGCACAACAAATGCCGGAATCCAATTGGGGGATACGGTGGCGATCCTCGGCGTGGGCGCACAGGGCTTGATGCAGATTCAATTGGCAAAACACCTTGGTGCAGCGCGGGTAATCGCCATTGGACGGGCAGCGGGGCGCATCGAACGAGCAAAGCAGTTAGGGGCTGATCTCACCCTGAGTTCGCTGGAGGGCGACCCTGTGGTGGGGGTGAAAGCACTTACCGAAGGACGCGGTGCGGATGTCGTCATTGAGGCGGCGGGCAGCGCAGAGACATGGGCGCAAGCGGTGAATATGACGCGACCCGGCGGGACGGCAATCCTCTTTAGCGGGTTGCCTAATGGAACTCAGGTCACTTTTGACGCCGCTCATCTCCATTATGGAGAGATCACCACGAAGGGCATTTTCCACCATACCCCCCGTGCGGTAGAACAAGCCGTGTTTATGCTCCGTTCGGGGGCGGTGAATGTGAAGCCGATGATCGATGGAACAATTCGCCTCTCTGAAGTAGCCGAAGGGTTGGAGCGAATGCAGCGCAGTGAGGCAATCAAGCTGGCGGTGATGCCGGGATTGGGCTGA
- a CDS encoding ABC transporter permease subunit yields MTARDMVMKLKDEKEERDEALGRSLLGLALRRLRRDNLTLMAMAVIAVITLSAIFAPQITGVLDINYSRTDGPNAFIPVGGQDRLTVDTDYRFRPRTVSTAVVYDYRAKAKSKVIDTNFNDLQEGNAGLKLFNAALLGKGLDIYVTGGDEAGTSPSARSIKVGEGSPLIQLPPGTYTLTLRESTGSKEAPPTLVLPDVEVKAGWLTMSVAAGGGDSGLPLELKLYPTDLATIGLTEARLQLIQVSPDSPPLNVLLGNDNLIAQDISYEEEILYDMPRQTTTLGTSPVDARRRVLGTDDLGRDQLARLLYGGQVSLGIAFLAASISIFIGVTLGILTGYYGGLIDDSVNWIITTVSSLPTLLLLLIIISVTKPGPAVLIMVLGLLGWFGTARLVRGETFSIRAREYVTSARSIGAPVSRIMLVHILPNLLSVVMIGVAINVGGLILTESALSYLGFGINPPTPSWGNMLSNSQTFFTKGVHLVIVPGLLITITVLCLYVIGDGLRDAFDPTLKS; encoded by the coding sequence ATGACCGCACGCGACATGGTAATGAAATTAAAAGACGAAAAAGAAGAGCGCGATGAGGCGCTAGGGCGTTCGCTGCTTGGGTTGGCACTGCGCCGCCTCCGCCGCGATAACCTGACGCTCATGGCAATGGCAGTCATTGCCGTGATCACCCTCTCTGCTATTTTTGCCCCGCAGATCACAGGCGTATTGGACATTAATTACTCGCGGACGGACGGTCCGAACGCCTTCATCCCTGTTGGCGGGCAAGACCGCCTGACGGTGGACACCGATTATCGCTTTCGCCCTCGCACCGTGAGTACGGCAGTCGTCTACGATTACAGGGCAAAGGCAAAATCGAAAGTCATTGATACGAATTTCAATGACCTTCAAGAAGGCAATGCCGGACTCAAACTATTTAATGCCGCCCTGCTTGGGAAGGGCTTGGATATTTATGTGACGGGCGGCGACGAAGCGGGAACATCCCCCTCTGCCCGCAGCATCAAGGTGGGCGAGGGCAGCCCTCTGATTCAACTCCCCCCCGGCACGTACACGCTCACTTTACGCGAATCAACAGGGTCGAAAGAAGCCCCCCCAACGCTTGTCTTGCCCGATGTAGAAGTGAAGGCGGGCTGGCTCACCATGTCGGTGGCGGCGGGCGGTGGTGATTCCGGCTTACCGCTTGAACTGAAGCTGTACCCCACCGATTTGGCAACGATAGGTCTGACCGAAGCACGCCTCCAACTGATTCAAGTCTCGCCTGATTCCCCCCCGCTGAACGTCTTGCTTGGCAATGACAACCTAATCGCTCAAGACATCAGCTATGAGGAGGAAATCCTCTACGACATGCCGCGCCAAACGACAACCCTCGGCACATCGCCAGTGGATGCCCGCCGCCGCGTTCTGGGGACGGATGACTTGGGGCGGGATCAACTGGCACGGCTGCTCTATGGCGGGCAGGTGAGTTTGGGAATCGCGTTTCTGGCGGCGAGTATCTCCATTTTCATCGGCGTCACCTTAGGGATTCTGACGGGCTATTACGGCGGTCTGATCGATGATTCGGTGAATTGGATCATCACCACTGTAAGTTCACTGCCCACGCTGCTGCTTTTGTTGATCATCATCTCGGTGACAAAACCCGGTCCGGCGGTGCTGATCATGGTGTTGGGGTTGTTGGGGTGGTTTGGGACGGCGCGTTTGGTGCGGGGGGAAACCTTCTCCATCCGCGCCCGTGAATATGTCACCAGCGCCCGCTCGATTGGCGCACCGGTCAGCCGGATCATGCTCGTTCACATCCTGCCGAACTTGCTCAGCGTTGTCATGATCGGCGTGGCGATCAACGTTGGCGGACTGATTTTGACCGAATCGGCGCTGAGCTACCTCGGTTTTGGGATCAACCCCCCGACGCCCAGTTGGGGCAATATGCTCTCCAACTCGCAGACGTTCTTCACCAAAGGGGTTCACCTTGTTATTGTGCCCGGACTGCTGATCACAATCACCGTCTTGTGCTTGTATGTCATTGGAGATGGGCTGCGCGATGCCTTCGACCCAACCTTAAAGAGTTAG
- a CDS encoding zinc ABC transporter substrate-binding protein: protein MIVSLAAPRFTLKAHAPIKAIVTFSILTDFVKEVGGERVSVETLVSAGADAHTFDPTPADTVKLIEADVIIANGLGFETWLPDLITASRTKAKLITATEGITPLPLVEGENHEIEDNHGEGDPHVWHDVRNVMHMVTTIRDALIVLDPDGEAIYTANAAAYLADLEALDERILALVETLPEGRRIVFTSHDALAYFGARYGLKVEAVLGVSTEAADPSAGEIAALIIAIRESGVPAIFVESQVNPTLIEQIAREARVKVAPPLYTDSLGEAGTEGETYLSMMDHNSLTIVEALHGTN, encoded by the coding sequence ATGATCGTGAGCCTTGCTGCGCCCCGTTTCACCTTAAAGGCGCACGCGCCGATCAAGGCGATAGTGACCTTCAGCATTTTGACCGATTTTGTCAAAGAGGTTGGCGGAGAGCGTGTTTCAGTGGAGACGCTCGTCTCTGCCGGGGCAGACGCGCATACCTTTGACCCCACGCCCGCCGATACGGTTAAACTGATTGAGGCGGACGTGATCATTGCCAACGGCTTGGGGTTTGAGACATGGCTTCCCGACCTGATCACCGCCAGCCGGACGAAGGCGAAGTTGATCACTGCGACTGAAGGGATCACCCCACTGCCTCTTGTTGAGGGAGAGAATCACGAGATAGAGGATAATCACGGTGAGGGCGATCCGCATGTGTGGCACGATGTGAGGAATGTCATGCACATGGTGACGACCATCCGCGATGCTCTGATCGTCCTTGACCCCGACGGAGAAGCGATCTATACGGCGAACGCCGCAGCATACCTAGCCGACTTGGAGGCGCTAGACGAGCGCATCCTCGCGTTGGTGGAAACCCTTCCCGAAGGGCGGCGCATCGTATTCACCAGCCATGATGCGCTCGCCTATTTTGGCGCTCGGTATGGACTCAAGGTGGAGGCGGTGCTTGGTGTCAGCACGGAAGCCGCCGACCCATCTGCTGGGGAGATTGCCGCGCTGATCATTGCCATCCGCGAATCCGGTGTTCCGGCGATTTTTGTCGAAAGTCAGGTAAATCCGACTCTGATCGAACAGATTGCACGGGAAGCACGGGTGAAAGTTGCCCCCCCTCTCTACACGGATAGCCTCGGTGAGGCGGGGACAGAGGGTGAAACCTACCTCAGCATGATGGATCACAACAGCTTAACGATTGTAGAGGCGCTGCACGGTACGAATTAG
- a CDS encoding undecaprenyl/decaprenyl-phosphate alpha-N-acetylglucosaminyl 1-phosphate transferase, with protein sequence MVAKPGGRRKHSGDIPKFGALPLWGAFSAAVIFAQFLPVERADPKEIIRVTGLLLGGFVAFVFAILDDRFDLPPIPQFIGQFIAAGIAILFLIFIEQFNNPLTGITTERFPYLLTILISLFWLLMMMNTVNWLDGVDGLSAGVNLIAAGLLLIHTIREGQLSVSLLPMALIGALAGFMRSNWFPASIYLGGGAIYLGFTTGALSIIGGAKMATILLVMGLPLLDVAWQIARRLWVGKNPLVGDRGHIHFRLIDAGMSPRVLALGYYLFCAAFGIIAFTTTSRQFKFIAILVMIGIAAAGFALVARRGMRRARATEKGDMTL encoded by the coding sequence ATGGTGGCAAAACCGGGCGGGCGGCGCAAACATAGCGGCGATATTCCCAAGTTTGGGGCGCTGCCTCTGTGGGGGGCGTTCAGTGCTGCCGTCATTTTTGCCCAGTTTCTGCCCGTTGAACGGGCTGATCCCAAAGAGATCATCCGCGTCACAGGGTTATTGCTTGGTGGGTTTGTGGCATTTGTATTCGCTATTTTGGATGATCGCTTCGATCTCCCGCCCATCCCCCAATTCATCGGACAATTCATCGCCGCTGGAATTGCCATCCTCTTTCTCATTTTCATTGAGCAGTTCAACAACCCGCTGACAGGGATCACGACAGAGCGCTTTCCCTACTTGCTGACGATTTTGATCAGCTTGTTTTGGCTGCTCATGATGATGAACACGGTAAACTGGCTGGACGGCGTGGACGGACTTTCGGCAGGGGTGAATCTGATTGCGGCGGGGTTGCTGCTCATCCACACCATTCGGGAGGGGCAGCTGAGTGTGAGCTTGCTCCCCATGGCCTTGATTGGTGCGTTGGCAGGATTCATGCGCTCGAATTGGTTTCCGGCGTCGATCTATCTTGGTGGGGGTGCCATTTATCTCGGCTTTACGACGGGCGCTCTGAGCATCATTGGCGGGGCGAAAATGGCGACGATTCTGCTGGTGATGGGGCTGCCCCTGTTGGATGTGGCGTGGCAGATTGCACGGCGCTTGTGGGTGGGGAAAAACCCGCTGGTTGGGGATCGCGGGCATATCCATTTCCGCCTGATTGATGCGGGCATGTCCCCTCGTGTCTTGGCGCTAGGTTATTACCTGTTTTGCGCTGCGTTTGGGATTATCGCCTTCACAACGACGAGTCGGCAGTTCAAATTCATTGCCATCCTCGTTATGATTGGGATCGCCGCCGCCGGATTTGCCCTCGTTGCGCGGCGGGGGATGCGCCGCGCACGTGCGACTGAGAAGGGGGATATGACCCTATGA
- a CDS encoding bifunctional transaldolase/phosoglucose isomerase: protein MATTKAHDINALGQSIWYDNIRRLFLENGEIARLIEAGVLGMTSNPTIFEKAIAGSTDYDADMRRLVEAGETPNAIYEALAVGDIRRAADLLQPVYEETNGVDGYISLEVNPLLAHDTEGTIREAQRLFALVGRPNVMIKVPATPEGIPAIATLIAGGININVTLIFALDKYREVMDAYLAGLEKRLAVGGDLTRIASVASFFVSRVDSAVDKLLAAKGNTDLQGKVAIANAKVAYALFQTVFSGTRWAKLTEAGARVQRPLWASTGTKNPAYPDTHYVDTLIGPDTVNTMPPATLEATLDHGVPAATIMQGMDTAHAQLAQLGALGIDIDGVTQTLLEEGVEAFKKSFESLMGSITVKRRHLIAEIQGRSAVLGMYEGAVAAALERMDTERIPARITLKDHTVWGSDPAEISNRLGWLDSPTVMKPVTDAIYDIADEVWSDGITKALVLGMGGSSLAPEVFAKTFGVNTAHLELGVLDSTDADTVRDFAYRFPPEDTLYIVSSKSGGTVEMVSFFRYFYNLTAETFGAENKAKIGEHFIAITDPGSGLQKMAEDYLFRSVFLNDPNIGGRYSALSYFGLFPAALDGVDLYKLLDRASLMVDRCGATLPAADNYGAWLGAILGVLATQGRDKATFILSPTIASFGDWVEQLIAESTGKNGKGILPVVGESVGAPEVYGTDRAFFYLKTAGDSTHDAAVDALQAAGHPVIRLHLSDPYDLGGMYYLWEYAVAAAGWVLSIQPFDQPNVESAKILARQMVATYREQGTLPTQTAILTEGKIAVYGNVSGATVSEAFQAFGRLAKAGDYMAIQAYVNPTEYRVAETLEKLRNTLRDHTKLPVTLGYGPRFLHSTGQLHKGDGNNGLFVILTSDPLQDAAIPDEAGATTAALSFGVLKLAQALGDMQALVANGRRVIRFHLGNDVLGGIKALMGGM from the coding sequence ATGGCAACGACAAAAGCGCACGACATCAACGCGCTCGGTCAATCAATTTGGTATGACAACATTCGGCGGTTGTTCCTTGAAAATGGTGAGATTGCGCGGCTCATTGAGGCGGGCGTCCTCGGCATGACCTCGAATCCGACCATCTTTGAGAAGGCAATTGCCGGCAGCACCGATTACGATGCCGACATGCGTCGTTTGGTTGAAGCAGGGGAGACGCCCAATGCCATTTATGAAGCGCTCGCCGTTGGCGATATTCGTCGTGCGGCTGACCTGTTGCAGCCTGTCTATGAGGAAACAAACGGGGTTGATGGCTATATCAGCCTAGAGGTTAACCCGCTTTTGGCGCACGACACCGAAGGGACCATTCGTGAGGCACAGCGGCTTTTTGCTCTTGTTGGGCGTCCCAATGTGATGATCAAAGTCCCCGCCACGCCGGAGGGTATCCCCGCCATCGCCACCCTGATTGCCGGCGGGATCAACATCAATGTAACCCTGATTTTCGCCCTCGATAAGTACCGCGAGGTCATGGATGCTTATCTAGCAGGCTTGGAGAAGCGCCTCGCCGTCGGCGGTGACCTAACCCGCATTGCATCGGTGGCATCCTTCTTTGTCAGCCGCGTCGATTCGGCGGTGGATAAACTTCTTGCTGCTAAGGGGAATACCGATCTTCAGGGAAAAGTTGCCATTGCCAATGCAAAGGTTGCCTATGCCCTGTTCCAGACCGTTTTCAGCGGCACACGATGGGCAAAACTGACCGAAGCCGGAGCGCGGGTGCAGCGCCCACTCTGGGCAAGCACGGGGACGAAAAACCCCGCCTACCCAGACACCCATTATGTCGATACGCTGATCGGACCTGACACGGTGAACACCATGCCTCCCGCCACCCTAGAGGCAACGCTCGATCATGGCGTCCCCGCCGCCACGATCATGCAGGGGATGGATACTGCCCACGCTCAGCTTGCCCAGTTGGGCGCATTAGGGATCGATATTGACGGTGTGACCCAAACCCTTCTTGAAGAAGGCGTCGAGGCATTCAAAAAATCCTTCGAGTCCCTTATGGGGAGCATCACGGTAAAACGGCGACACCTCATTGCCGAGATTCAGGGGCGTTCCGCCGTGCTAGGAATGTATGAAGGGGCAGTAGCGGCGGCGCTTGAACGGATGGACACCGAACGTATTCCCGCCCGCATTACTCTGAAAGATCACACCGTTTGGGGCAGCGACCCCGCCGAGATCAGCAACCGGCTTGGTTGGTTGGACAGCCCCACTGTCATGAAACCCGTCACCGATGCCATTTATGACATTGCCGATGAGGTGTGGTCGGATGGCATTACGAAGGCGCTTGTCTTGGGGATGGGCGGCAGCAGCCTTGCCCCAGAAGTCTTTGCCAAAACCTTTGGGGTGAACACGGCGCACCTTGAATTGGGCGTTCTGGACAGCACCGATGCTGATACCGTGCGCGATTTTGCCTACCGTTTCCCCCCCGAAGATACGCTCTATATCGTTTCCTCCAAGTCGGGCGGGACGGTGGAGATGGTGTCCTTCTTCCGCTACTTCTACAACCTGACGGCAGAAACCTTTGGGGCGGAGAACAAAGCGAAAATCGGGGAGCATTTCATCGCCATTACCGATCCGGGCAGCGGCTTGCAAAAAATGGCGGAGGATTATCTGTTTCGTTCGGTCTTTCTGAACGATCCGAACATTGGTGGACGTTATTCAGCGCTCTCCTACTTTGGCTTGTTCCCGGCAGCGCTCGATGGCGTTGACCTCTACAAACTCTTGGATCGGGCGTCCCTGATGGTGGATCGCTGTGGGGCAACCCTGCCCGCAGCGGATAACTATGGGGCATGGTTGGGGGCGATCTTGGGCGTTTTGGCAACACAAGGGCGCGACAAAGCAACCTTCATCCTCTCCCCAACAATTGCCAGCTTTGGCGATTGGGTAGAGCAGTTGATCGCTGAATCAACAGGGAAAAATGGGAAGGGCATTCTGCCCGTTGTGGGAGAAAGTGTCGGTGCGCCAGAAGTCTATGGGACAGATCGCGCCTTTTTCTACCTGAAGACTGCCGGCGATTCAACGCATGACGCAGCGGTGGACGCCCTCCAAGCGGCGGGACACCCCGTCATCCGTCTCCACCTGAGCGATCCTTATGACCTCGGCGGGATGTACTACCTGTGGGAATACGCTGTCGCCGCTGCCGGATGGGTACTGAGCATCCAGCCCTTTGACCAGCCAAACGTGGAGAGCGCGAAAATTCTGGCGCGGCAGATGGTTGCCACCTACCGTGAACAGGGGACACTCCCCACCCAAACAGCGATCCTCACCGAGGGCAAGATTGCCGTATATGGCAATGTCAGTGGGGCGACGGTGAGCGAGGCGTTTCAGGCATTCGGGCGGCTTGCCAAAGCAGGCGATTACATGGCGATTCAAGCCTATGTGAACCCCACCGAATATCGTGTTGCCGAAACGCTGGAAAAACTGCGGAACACGCTGCGCGATCATACCAAACTACCCGTGACGCTTGGCTACGGACCGCGCTTTTTGCACAGCACGGGTCAGCTTCACAAAGGGGACGGAAACAACGGACTGTTTGTGATCCTGACCAGTGACCCCCTTCAAGATGCCGCCATTCCCGATGAGGCAGGGGCGACGACGGCGGCGCTCAGTTTTGGCGTGCTGAAGTTGGCGCAGGCGTTGGGAGATATGCAAGCGTTGGTGGCGAATGGTCGGCGGGTGATCCGCTTCCATTTGGGGAACGATGTGTTGGGCGGGATCAAAGCGCTGATGGGCGGAATGTGA